Genomic segment of Sulfitobacter faviae:
CGCATTGGCAATCATCGGCGGGGTGAACGAATCCCGCGCCGATCCCGAAGGCATCCTGATCCTGCGCGAATACCCCGCCAGCGCGGTGAGTGCGGGCGTGCGCGGCCCGCGCCGCACGCGGGTGGTGTTCACGCTGGATCTGACCACATCCGACGGGCTGTTCTCGGCGCGGAATTTCCACATTCAATCCGGCGATCTGGTGCTCGCGACGGAAAGCCCGCTGTCGGACACCCGCACCATTCTGGGCCTTGTCGGATCGGTCTTCGGGCTGGTGAATACCGCCGGAAACCTCGGCAACTGACCTAGCCGATCCGCTTGCCCTCAGGCACCAATGCGTTGATCTGCGCAAGGTGTTCGGGCAGGCAGCGGGTCAGGAAATCGTAATTCTCGACCACATGGGCCCGCGCCGCCGGGCCGAGATGGGCGTGATCCTGCGGATGGGCGAGCACCTCTACCACCTGCGCTGCCAGCGCATCGGGGTCGAAGAAATCCACCAGCAGGCCGGTTTCACCATGGGTCACGGCCTCGCGCACCGGGGCCACGTCGGAGGCGACGATCGTGGCCTGCATCGACATGGCCTCGAGCAAGGACCAAGACAGCACGAAGGGCATCGTCAGATAGATGTGACAGCGGCTGATCTGCACCAGCTTCTTGAAGTCGGGATAGGGCACTTTGCCCACGAAATGCACGCGGTCCCAATCGACCCGATCCTGCAACTCCGCCGCCATCTCTCCGCGCAGACCGCCGGGATGATCGCTCTGCTTGCCGTAGGAGACCTCATTGCCGCCGACGATCACCACCCGCGCATGGGGCCGCTCTGCCAAGATACGCGGCAGGGCGCGCATCATCGTGTGAAAGCCGCGGGTCTTTTCCAGATTGCGCGCGACATAGGTGATGATCTCATCCTCGCGCGTCACGGGCCGCGCCAAACGCCCCAGACGCAGACTGACATCCGGATCGGGCAAGAGCTGATCGGTGCGGATGCCGTCGTGACAGACATAGAGCTTGCGGTGAAAGCTCTCGGGAAAACGGTCGCGCTGCCAATAGGTCGGGCAATGGCCCAGATCGACGGTTTCGATATTGGCCAGCGGTACGATGTTGCGGGCATGGTTGAGGTAGGGCGCATGGGCCGAGATTTTCTCGGCAGGGTCAAAGCCCACCATGCCGCCGGTCATGTTATAGTAATACTCGAAATAACCGATGATCGGCACATCCGGCCAAAGCTGTTTGAAGAAACTTAACTCCCCCCAACCGACGTGGCCGATGATGATGTCGGGGCGAAACTCCTCTCGCGTTTCGATCTGCTGGGCGGCGTTGACGGCGCCGAACCCATTGCCTGAGGCTTCCTCCCAAATGCGCGAGAGACCATAGGCCTTCTCGTCGGGGCGGTGATGGGGGCGGTAGACACGGGTTTCGACCCCCGGCAACTGCGGCGCATTCTGACGTTGGGTCAGAAAATAAATGCGATGCCCGCCCGCCTGCGCCAGCCATTGTATCAATTCCCGGTATTGGCCGGGCATGTTCTGGTGCACAAAGAGAAAATTCATATAATCGTTCCGTAAATGCCTTGCGCGCCAGTTAGCCGCAAGCGGCGCGCTCTGGCAACATCGCGCGCCCTTTCCGATGGCGTGATCGCTTGAACCTCCCCCGGCCCTATGTCACCTTTGGACATGACAGATAAAACGTTCCCCTCTTGGCCCGATGTGGCCGCGCAATTGGTCGAGGTCGCCGCCGGACGGCGCGCGGCCGATACGATCATCACCGGCGGCACATGGGTCAATGTGCACACCCGCGAATGCCTGCCCGACCATGACATCGCCATCGCCGCCGGGCGCATCGCCTTTGTCGGCCCCGACGCGAGCCATTGCCGCGGCGATGATACCCTTATCATCGCCGCCAAGGGCCGCTATATGGCGCCCGGCCTTTGCGACGGGCATATGCATATCGAGAGCACCATGCTCACCCCCGCCGAGTTCGCCCGCGCCGTGATCCCGCATGGCACCACCTCGGCCTTCACCGACCCGCATGAGATCGCCAATGTGCTGGGCCTCGACGGCGTGCGCATGATGCACGACGAAGCGCTAATGCAGCCCATTAACATCTTCACGCAGATGCCCTCCTGCGCGCCCTCGGCGCCGGGGCTGGAGACGACCGGCTTCGAGATTACTGCCGAGGACGTGGCCGAGGCGATGACATGGCCCGGTATCGTCGGTCTGGGCGAGATGATGAACTTCCCGGGCGTCAGCAACGCAGATCCGCAGATGCTGGCCGAGATCGCGGCCACGCAACGCGCGAACAAGACGGTGGGCGGGCATTACGCCTCGCCCGACCTTGGCCCCGCCTTCGCCGCCTATGTGGCCGGTGGCCCGGCGGACGATCACGAGGGCACCTGCGAGGCTGACGCCGTGGCGCGGATGCGGCAGGGCATGCGCTCAATGATCCGGCTCGGCTCCGCGTGGTACGACGTGAAGACCCAGATTACCGCGATTACCGAGAAAGGGCTCGATCCGCGCAACATGATCCTGTGCACCGATGACAGCCACTCGGGCACCATCACCAACGAGGGCCACATGAACCGCGTGCTGCGCCATGCCATCGACTGCGGCTGCGACCCGCTGGTGGCGCTGCAGATGGCGACGCTCAACACCGCCACGCATTTCGGGCTGGAGCGCGAGATCGGCTCGCTCACCCCGGGCCGCCGGGCCGACGTGATCCTGACCTCGGACCTTGTCTCCTTCCCGGTGGAGATGGTGATCGCCCGCGGCGAGGTCGTGGCCGAAAGCGGCAAATGCCTTGTCGACTGCCCGCATTACGACTGGCCCAGCAGCGCGCGCAACACCGTGAACATGGCGCGCGACCTTGCGGCGGCGGACTTCGACATCCCCGCCCCGAGGGCGCCAATGCCGTCACCGCCAATGTCATCGGCGTGGTCGAGAACCAAGCCCCGACCCGGGCGCTGAAGTTCGAACTGCCGGTGACCGAAGGCCGCGTGCAGGGCACCGGCGAGGTCTGCCAGATCGCGCTGGTCGAGCGCCACCGCGCCACCGGCACGGTGACCAATGCCTTCGTCTCGGGCTTTGGCTACGAGGGGCGCATGGCCATGGCCTCGACCGTGGCGCATGACAGCCACCACATGATCGTCGTGGGCACCGATGCCGAGGAGATGGCCCGCGCCGCCAACCGCCTGCGCGAAGTGGGTGGTGGCATCACCATCTTCCGCGAGGGCGAGGAACTGGCGCTGGTGGCCCTGCCGATCGCCGGGCTGATGTCCGACCGCCCCGCCGCTGAGGTCGCCGCCGATGCCGAAGCCCTCGTTCAGGCGATGATCGACTGTGGCTGCAAGCTGAACAACGCCTATATGCAGCATTCGCTCTTGGCCCTTGTGGTGATCCCCGAACTGCGGATCTCGGACCTTGGGCTGGTCGATGTGCAGAAATTTGAAATCATACCTTTGTTAGAGCCGCAAACATGACAACGATCCTGACCCCGGACACCCCGAACCCGGAAAGCTTCCGCGATGCGACCGCTGCCGTGGACCGTCTGACCGAACTCTATCAGCAGGCCACCACCTTCCTGCGGGAGTCTTTTGCCAAGGCGATGGAGAGCTCGGCCCCCGATGCCCGCGTCCGCGCCTTTTACCCTGAGCTGCGGTTTCGCACCTCCTCCTATGCGCATGTGGATACGCGGCTGTCTTTCGGGCATGTCTCCTCTCCCGGCACCTTTGCGGCGACGATCACCCGGCCCGATCTGTTTCGGAACTACCTGATCCAGCAAATTGGCCTGTTGATCGAAAACCACGACCAGCCGGTGATCGTCGGCCCTTCGACCACGCCGATCCCGGTGCATTTCGCCATGTCCGGCGACAACGCGCTGAACGTGCCGCAAGAGGGGCGGCGGACTTCACCCTGCGCGATGTCTTTGACGTGCCAGATTTGTCGACCACCAATGACGATATCGTCAACGGCACCTATGTGCCCGAGGATGACGTGCGACCGCTTGCCCCCTTCACTGCGCAGCGGGTCGATTACTCCCTCGCGCGGCTGGCGCATTACACGGCCACGGATCCTGAGCATTTCCAGACCCATGTGCTGTTCACCAACTACCAGTTCTATGTGACGGAGTTCGAGCAATACGCCCGCGAGATGCTGCGCGACCCGGAAAGCGGCTATACCGCCTTCGTCTCGACCGGCAATGCCGAGATCACCGACCCCGATGCGCCCTTGGCCGAAACGCTGAAGACGCCGCAGATGCCGACCTATCACCTCAAGCGGGCGGATGGGTCGGGCATCACGCTGGTCAACATCGGCGTCGGACCGTCCAACGCCAAGACGGCGACGGACCACATCGCCGTGCTGCGCCCCCATGCATGGCTGATGGTCGGCCACTGCGCCGGTCTGCGCAACACGCAGGCTTTGGGTGATTTCGTGCTGGCGCATGGTTACCTGCGCGAGGATCACGTTCTGGACGACGACCTGCCGGTCTGGGTGCCGATCCCGGCGCTGGCCGAGATCCAGATCGCGCTGGAGCAATCGGTGGCGCAGGTCACCCAGCTTGAGGGCTATGAGCTGAAACGCATCATGCGCACCGGCACCGTCGCCACCATCGACAACCGCAATTGGGAGCTGCGCGACCAATCCGGCCCGGTGCAACGGCTGAGCCAGTCCCGCGCCGTGGCGCTGGATATGGAAAGCGCCACCATCGCCGCCAATGGCTATCGCTTCCGGGTGCCCTATGGCACGCTGCTATGCGTGTCGGACAAACCGCTGCATGGGGAGTTGAAACTGCCCGGCATGGCCTCGGACTTCTACAAAACTCAAGTCGCCCGCCATCTGATGATTGGCATCCGCGCCATGGAGTTGCTGCGCCGCATGCCGCTGGAGCGGATCCACAGCCGGAAACTTCGGTCCTTCGACGAAACGGCGTTCCTATAGGGCTGGAAACAGCGGAAAATCGCATGTTTTCGCGTTTATAGCGCCACAATTCGTTGTGTTATCCCACAACATACCGTTACATTCCGGCCATGAGGCCCTAAAAAGCGGGCAGTCTAAGGAGAATAAAATGGCAAAACCGATGACCAAGACCCAGCTCGTTGCTGCTCTGGCAGAAGAGATGGACACCGACAAGAAATCCGCAGGCGCAGCGCTCGACGCCGTTTGCAACCTGATCACCCGTGAAGTGTCCGCCGGCGGTGCCGTGACCCTGCCGGGCGTTGGCAAAATCTATTGCCGTGAGCGCCCCGAGCGGATGGTCCGCAACCCCGCCACTGGTGAACAGTTCAAGAAAGACGCCGACAAAGTGGTCAAGATGACCATCGCGAAGGCGCTGAAGGACAGCGTGAACGAGTAAGCCTTGGGCTGAGCGTTTACGAAAGGGTCGTCTTCGGGCGGCCCTTTTTTGTGAGAATACTGAGCG
This window contains:
- a CDS encoding glycosyltransferase family 4 protein yields the protein MNFLFVHQNMPGQYRELIQWLAQAGGHRIYFLTQRQNAPQLPGVETRVYRPHHRPDEKAYGLSRIWEEASGNGFGAVNAAQQIETREEFRPDIIIGHVGWGELSFFKQLWPDVPIIGYFEYYYNMTGGMVGFDPAEKISAHAPYLNHARNIVPLANIETVDLGHCPTYWQRDRFPESFHRKLYVCHDGIRTDQLLPDPDVSLRLGRLARPVTREDEIITYVARNLEKTRGFHTMMRALPRILAERPHARVVIVGGNEVSYGKQSDHPGGLRGEMAAELQDRVDWDRVHFVGKVPYPDFKKLVQISRCHIYLTMPFVLSWSLLEAMSMQATIVASDVAPVREAVTHGETGLLVDFFDPDALAAQVVEVLAHPQDHAHLGPAARAHVVENYDFLTRCLPEHLAQINALVPEGKRIG
- a CDS encoding HU family DNA-binding protein, with translation MAKPMTKTQLVAALAEEMDTDKKSAGAALDAVCNLITREVSAGGAVTLPGVGKIYCRERPERMVRNPATGEQFKKDADKVVKMTIAKALKDSVNE